One window of the Nocardia huaxiensis genome contains the following:
- a CDS encoding cold-shock protein, which produces MSIGKLVSFDSSRGFGFIRPEDGGPDVFVHVNDIGLDEDELRQGRVFEFDVTEGDRGPKAINLALVGGAVTPPPVRHKAKERSGAALLSEAEHKRLITELLLDASPALTAGEILTIRDRLTAFADQHGWIEN; this is translated from the coding sequence GTGTCCATCGGGAAATTGGTGTCTTTCGACAGCTCACGGGGTTTCGGTTTCATCCGTCCGGAAGACGGGGGTCCTGATGTGTTCGTTCACGTCAACGACATCGGACTGGACGAGGACGAGCTGCGGCAGGGGCGAGTGTTCGAATTCGATGTGACCGAAGGCGATCGGGGGCCCAAGGCGATCAACCTGGCGTTGGTCGGCGGCGCGGTCACCCCACCGCCGGTCCGGCACAAGGCCAAGGAACGCTCGGGTGCGGCGTTGCTGAGCGAGGCCGAGCACAAGCGGCTCATTACCGAACTGCTGCTCGATGCCTCGCCGGCGCTGACCGCCGGGGAGATTCTCACCATTCGGGATCGCCTCACCGCGTTCGCGGATCAGCACGGCTGGATCGAAAACTGA
- a CDS encoding MinD/ParA family ATP-binding protein has product MLPHIPDRPAELSSTPTDLNLLLRPAPPGAPTDLVPLHGGDGHHLLRADIPPVLVMGSSGGSGTTSTALGIAAAAAFEYGERSPIAVDASASGGDLATRGCDAIDAAGTVQTWLTLCPRGLAPSVLDSCGENRAGFGVMPRGPEALPRRESYASVQRDLWEAGCLPIYDGGSPVSNRMIAPLLSDPRIGLVITLAARPDAINRLKPALIWLDDNYSQFHLAEAVIVVTRQHRSDGPLVADHARTYLGKFVRAVTEIPYDTHLATGGPITWTKLAYQTRAAYRQLVKLLR; this is encoded by the coding sequence GTGTTACCGCACATTCCCGATCGACCTGCCGAGCTTTCCTCCACGCCCACCGATCTGAATCTGCTCTTGCGTCCGGCGCCGCCCGGAGCGCCGACCGATCTCGTGCCACTCCACGGCGGGGACGGGCACCATCTGTTGCGCGCCGACATTCCGCCGGTGCTGGTGATGGGATCCTCGGGCGGGTCGGGCACGACCTCGACCGCACTGGGCATCGCGGCCGCGGCCGCGTTCGAATACGGGGAACGGTCCCCGATCGCGGTGGACGCCAGTGCCAGCGGCGGGGATCTGGCCACGCGCGGCTGCGACGCCATCGACGCGGCCGGCACCGTGCAGACGTGGCTGACCCTGTGCCCGCGCGGGCTGGCGCCCTCGGTGCTCGACAGCTGCGGGGAGAACCGGGCCGGGTTCGGGGTGATGCCGCGCGGGCCCGAAGCCCTGCCGCGGCGCGAGAGCTACGCCTCGGTACAGCGGGACCTGTGGGAGGCGGGGTGCCTGCCGATCTATGACGGCGGGTCGCCGGTGTCGAATCGGATGATCGCGCCGCTGCTCAGTGATCCGCGCATCGGGCTGGTGATCACCCTGGCCGCCCGCCCGGACGCGATCAACCGGCTCAAGCCGGCGCTGATCTGGCTCGACGACAACTACAGCCAGTTCCATCTGGCTGAGGCCGTCATCGTGGTGACACGCCAGCATCGCAGCGACGGGCCGCTGGTGGCCGACCACGCCCGCACCTATCTGGGCAAGTTCGTGCGGGCGGTCACCGAGATCCCCTACGACACACATCTGGCGACGGGCGGCCCGATCACCTGGACCAAGCTCGCCTATCAGACCCGCGCGGCCTACCGTCAGCTGGTCAAACTGCTGCGGTGA
- the trpS gene encoding tryptophan--tRNA ligase: MNSFTATIARSDRLAADVTAHPELFRILTGERPTGALHLGHYFGTVAERVRLHQHGVDTFVILADYQVITDRDSIGQVREHVHSAVLDYVAAGLDPDHATIFTHSAIPALNQLMLPLLSLVTEAELHRNPTVKAEHAASERALSGLLLTYPVHQAADILSCAANLVPVGKDNLPHVELTRLLARRFNDRYGPVFPEPQALLTASPEVPGLDGRKMSKSYGNAIALSMTADETAALIRRAPTDSERRISFDPDQRPGVSALLTTAALCTGRDEHDIADEIGDAGASALKRFTTDAVNERFAEHRRRRGELARDAGFASRVLREGNRRANEIAEHTLDQVRHAMGTVY, translated from the coding sequence GTGAATTCCTTCACCGCCACCATCGCACGCAGCGACCGGCTCGCCGCCGACGTCACCGCCCACCCCGAACTGTTCCGCATCCTCACCGGCGAAAGACCGACCGGCGCACTGCATCTGGGCCACTACTTCGGCACCGTCGCCGAACGCGTGCGCCTGCACCAGCACGGTGTGGACACCTTCGTCATCCTGGCCGACTATCAGGTCATCACCGACCGCGACAGCATCGGCCAGGTGCGTGAGCACGTGCACAGTGCCGTGCTGGACTATGTGGCCGCCGGCCTCGACCCCGACCACGCCACGATCTTCACCCATTCGGCGATACCGGCGCTCAATCAGCTCATGCTGCCGCTGCTGAGCCTGGTGACCGAGGCCGAACTGCACCGCAATCCAACCGTGAAAGCCGAGCACGCGGCGTCCGAACGAGCGTTGAGCGGACTACTGCTCACCTATCCGGTGCATCAGGCCGCCGACATCCTGTCGTGCGCGGCGAACCTGGTGCCGGTGGGCAAGGACAATCTGCCGCACGTCGAACTCACGCGGCTGCTCGCGCGCCGATTCAACGACCGCTACGGCCCGGTCTTCCCCGAACCGCAGGCCCTGCTCACCGCCTCGCCCGAGGTGCCCGGACTCGACGGCCGCAAAATGTCGAAGAGCTACGGCAATGCCATCGCCCTGTCCATGACCGCCGACGAGACCGCGGCCCTGATCCGGCGCGCCCCCACCGATTCCGAACGGCGCATCAGCTTCGACCCGGACCAGCGGCCGGGAGTGTCGGCACTGCTGACCACCGCCGCACTGTGCACGGGCCGCGACGAACACGACATCGCCGACGAGATCGGCGACGCCGGGGCGAGCGCACTCAAGCGATTCACCACCGACGCGGTCAACGAACGCTTCGCCGAGCATCGGCGCAGGCGTGGCGAACTGGCACGCGATGCCGGGTTCGCCAGTCGCGTCCTGCGCGAAGGCAATCGGCGCGCCAACGAGATCGCCGAACACACCCTCGACCAGGTGCGGCACGCGATGGGAACGGTGTACTGA
- a CDS encoding DUF808 domain-containing protein, translating to MSAGLFGLLDDVAALARLAAASIDDIGAATGRATAKAAGVVIDDTAVTPQYVHGITADRELPMIKRIAIGSLRNKLLFILPAALILSQFAPWLLTPILMIGATYLCFEGAEKVLGRFLHHDSHEAESSGAADEKSLTAGAIRTDFILSAEIMVIALNEVAHQSFFPRLIILAIVAVVITAAVYGVVGVIVKMDDAGLALAERSSRFAQTVGRGLVTGMPKLLSALSIIGTVAMLWVGGHILLTGTDELGWHWPYELVHHAEEAVREAIAGIGGVLAWLTNTAASAVIGFVVGTLVVLIVQVLPFNKKH from the coding sequence ATGAGCGCAGGCCTGTTCGGACTCCTCGATGACGTGGCCGCGCTGGCCCGGCTCGCGGCTGCTTCCATCGATGACATCGGCGCGGCCACCGGGCGGGCGACCGCCAAGGCCGCCGGTGTGGTGATCGACGACACCGCGGTGACACCGCAGTACGTGCACGGCATCACCGCCGACCGTGAACTGCCGATGATCAAGCGGATCGCCATCGGGTCGCTGCGCAACAAGCTGCTGTTCATTCTTCCGGCGGCGCTGATCCTGAGCCAGTTCGCGCCGTGGCTGCTCACCCCGATCCTGATGATCGGCGCCACGTATCTGTGCTTCGAAGGCGCCGAGAAGGTGCTGGGCCGCTTCCTGCACCACGACAGCCATGAGGCCGAATCCAGCGGCGCGGCCGATGAGAAGTCGTTGACGGCCGGGGCCATCCGCACCGATTTCATCCTCTCGGCCGAAATCATGGTGATCGCCCTCAATGAGGTTGCCCACCAGTCGTTCTTCCCCCGGCTGATCATTCTCGCCATCGTCGCCGTCGTCATCACCGCCGCGGTGTACGGCGTGGTCGGCGTCATCGTGAAAATGGACGATGCCGGCCTGGCGCTGGCCGAACGCTCCTCGCGCTTCGCGCAGACCGTCGGACGCGGACTGGTCACGGGCATGCCGAAACTGCTGTCGGCGTTGTCGATCATCGGCACGGTCGCGATGCTGTGGGTCGGCGGGCACATCCTGCTCACCGGCACCGACGAACTCGGCTGGCACTGGCCGTACGAGCTGGTGCATCACGCCGAGGAGGCGGTGCGCGAGGCCATTGCGGGCATCGGCGGAGTGCTGGCGTGGCTGACCAATACCGCCGCGTCGGCCGTCATCGGATTCGTGGTCGGCACCCTCGTGGTGCTGATCGTGCAGGTGCTGCCCTTCAACAAGAAGCACTGA
- a CDS encoding TetR/AcrR family transcriptional regulator, whose product MPAHSDTQMPPTPGGDTLEPAAGGTAAESGSAAADTGDAPSRRRRLEPDERRAQILSCAIDMFGERPYAAVSTAELAQRAGVARGLINHYFGNKRDLYLAVVRRMVTLPRLEHMLVPTGSTKERVDASVEWLLDTISEHGTTWVKVTGLEGIGDDPEVQRILDEADSAAADRVVQMMGLSHSLHSEQLRALVRCYGGLVKAAGREWIVRGNLTREQVHVLLGDSLTTLVTQTFPKVDAEN is encoded by the coding sequence TTGCCCGCTCACTCTGACACCCAGATGCCGCCCACGCCCGGCGGCGACACCCTCGAGCCGGCGGCCGGCGGCACTGCGGCCGAGTCGGGCAGCGCCGCTGCCGACACCGGTGACGCTCCGTCGCGTCGCCGTCGCCTCGAACCCGACGAGCGGCGCGCGCAGATCCTGTCGTGTGCCATCGACATGTTCGGCGAGCGCCCGTATGCGGCCGTGTCCACCGCCGAGCTCGCGCAGCGGGCCGGGGTGGCGCGAGGTCTGATCAACCACTACTTCGGCAACAAGCGCGACCTGTATCTGGCGGTGGTGCGCCGCATGGTGACGCTGCCGCGGCTCGAGCACATGCTGGTGCCGACCGGCAGCACCAAGGAACGGGTCGACGCCAGCGTGGAGTGGCTGCTCGACACCATTTCCGAGCACGGCACCACCTGGGTGAAGGTCACCGGTCTGGAAGGCATCGGCGACGATCCGGAAGTACAGCGGATTCTCGACGAGGCCGACAGCGCCGCAGCCGACCGGGTGGTGCAGATGATGGGGTTGTCGCATTCGCTGCACAGTGAGCAATTGCGCGCGCTGGTGCGCTGCTACGGCGGATTGGTGAAGGCGGCCGGGCGCGAATGGATCGTGCGCGGCAACCTCACTCGGGAACAGGTGCACGTGCTGCTCGGCGATTCGCTGACCACACTGGTCACCCAGACCTTCCCGAAGGTCGACGCCGAGAACTGA
- a CDS encoding methyltransferase domain-containing protein — MTSDHHLQAAADLDDMLVTSRSAAEYRAMFALTDTDLAGSVLDCCAGGASFAAETGDRVIAVDPMYALEDHVLAARVRAAIRDGDAIIAAHADRFEWTWYGGIEQRRVLRHAAGERFIADLTAHPDRYVPGALPELPFVTGSFDLVLCSHLLFTWSDRFDEDFHRRALAELVRVARREVRIYPLVVQATGEPVEYLDRLCEELRADGHDVRLQQIAYRFQRGAQEMLRIRPATAD; from the coding sequence ATGACCTCCGACCACCACCTGCAGGCCGCCGCCGATCTCGACGACATGCTGGTGACCTCCCGCTCGGCGGCCGAGTATCGCGCCATGTTCGCCCTCACCGACACCGATCTGGCCGGTTCGGTGCTCGACTGTTGTGCGGGCGGCGCGAGTTTCGCCGCCGAGACCGGCGACCGGGTGATCGCCGTCGACCCGATGTACGCACTCGAGGATCACGTGCTCGCGGCCCGGGTGCGTGCGGCCATCCGCGACGGCGACGCCATCATCGCCGCGCACGCGGACCGCTTCGAATGGACCTGGTACGGCGGCATCGAGCAGCGTCGCGTCCTGCGGCACGCAGCCGGGGAACGGTTCATCGCGGATCTGACCGCGCACCCCGACCGGTACGTGCCCGGTGCGCTGCCCGAATTGCCGTTCGTGACCGGCAGTTTCGACCTCGTGCTGTGCTCGCATCTGCTGTTCACCTGGTCCGACCGCTTCGACGAGGACTTCCACCGCCGCGCCCTGGCCGAACTGGTGCGCGTGGCCCGCCGCGAGGTCCGCATCTATCCACTGGTCGTGCAGGCCACCGGCGAACCGGTCGAGTATCTGGACCGGCTGTGCGAGGAACTGCGCGCCGACGGCCACGACGTCCGGTTGCAGCAGATCGCCTACCGATTCCAGCGTGGAGCCCAGGAAATGCTGCGCATCAGGCCGGCCACCGCCGACTGA
- a CDS encoding LLM class F420-dependent oxidoreductase, protein MRDAETVLLAIMVTTQELGKIGVWQAYSVFTPESVRELEQLGYGTVWLGASPDASWDGYDALLAATDSLTIGSSIVNVWASPSAEAAETFHRLDDKYPGRFVLGIGAGHREHTADYTKPYDALAAYLDDLDAAGVPQSQRALAALGPRVAKLARDRTAGALPYLTVPEHTAALREQLGPHTLIAPEHKVVFDTDPDRARATARETLGYYLGLSNYTANLRSYGFGDDDLTAPGSDRFIDAVAAHGTAEQIADRLTDHLRAGADHVAVQVLGGDPLPALRALAPALAERTK, encoded by the coding sequence ATGCGCGACGCGGAGACCGTGTTGCTGGCGATCATGGTGACGACACAGGAACTCGGAAAGATCGGTGTGTGGCAGGCGTATTCGGTGTTCACCCCCGAATCGGTGCGCGAACTCGAGCAGCTCGGCTACGGCACGGTGTGGCTGGGCGCGTCCCCGGATGCGAGCTGGGACGGCTACGACGCGCTGCTGGCCGCCACCGATTCGCTCACCATCGGCTCCAGCATCGTGAACGTGTGGGCCTCGCCGTCGGCCGAAGCCGCCGAGACCTTCCATCGCCTCGACGACAAATACCCGGGCCGGTTCGTGCTCGGTATCGGTGCCGGACATCGCGAGCACACCGCCGACTACACCAAACCCTATGACGCCCTGGCCGCCTACCTCGACGACCTCGACGCCGCCGGGGTCCCCCAGTCGCAGCGCGCCCTGGCCGCACTGGGCCCGCGCGTAGCCAAGCTGGCCCGCGACCGCACCGCCGGCGCGCTGCCCTACCTCACCGTTCCCGAGCACACCGCCGCCCTGCGCGAACAGCTCGGCCCGCACACGCTGATCGCGCCCGAGCACAAGGTCGTCTTCGACACCGATCCCGACCGTGCCCGCGCCACCGCCCGCGAGACCCTCGGCTACTACCTGGGGTTGTCCAACTACACCGCCAACCTGCGCAGTTACGGCTTCGGTGACGACGATCTGACCGCACCGGGCAGTGACCGGTTCATCGACGCGGTCGCCGCGCACGGCACCGCCGAGCAGATCGCCGACCGGTTGACCGACCACCTGCGCGCCGGCGCCGACCATGTCGCGGTGCAGGTTCTGGGCGGCGACCCGCTACCCGCACTGCGTGCCCTCGCGCCCGCCCTGGCCGAGCGCACGAAATAG
- a CDS encoding ATP-dependent DNA ligase, giving the protein MDLPVMPPVKPMLAKSVSTLPREPGLLYEPKWDGFRCIVFRDGDEIELGSRNDRPLTRYFPELVELLREALPEKCVLDGEIVVVTENGLDFDTLQQRLHPAASRVNKLAVQTPASFVGFDLLALGDKDLTGEPFGQRREILQTVLDGSLSRTHLTPLTDDPDVAQDWFTRFEGAGFDGVMAKATDLPYLQDKRVMLKIKHERTADCVVAGFRWHKDGEGVGSLLLGLFDSDGRLNHVGVASSFTAKRRKELVEELAPLRVNALENHPWREWADAAAQAKAEGKMPGGVSRWTGGKDLSWEPVRPELVAEVRYEHVMAGRLRHGGRLVRFRSDRTPESCTYAQLDEVAPAELAAIFDEARR; this is encoded by the coding sequence ATGGACCTGCCCGTCATGCCGCCGGTCAAACCGATGCTGGCGAAATCGGTGTCCACGCTGCCCCGCGAACCGGGGCTGCTCTACGAACCGAAATGGGACGGCTTCCGCTGCATCGTGTTCCGCGACGGCGACGAGATCGAGCTCGGCTCCCGCAACGATCGGCCCCTGACCCGGTACTTTCCGGAGCTGGTCGAACTGTTGCGGGAAGCCCTGCCCGAGAAGTGCGTGCTCGACGGGGAGATCGTGGTGGTCACCGAGAACGGCCTGGATTTCGACACCCTGCAGCAGCGGCTGCATCCGGCGGCGTCGCGGGTCAACAAGCTGGCGGTGCAGACTCCGGCCTCGTTCGTCGGATTCGATCTGCTCGCGCTCGGGGACAAGGATCTGACCGGTGAACCGTTCGGGCAACGGCGGGAAATTTTGCAGACGGTGCTGGATGGCAGTCTGTCGCGCACGCATCTGACGCCGTTGACCGATGATCCGGATGTGGCGCAGGACTGGTTCACCCGGTTCGAGGGCGCCGGATTCGACGGAGTGATGGCCAAGGCCACGGATCTGCCCTACCTGCAGGACAAGCGGGTCATGTTGAAGATCAAACATGAACGCACCGCCGACTGTGTGGTGGCCGGATTCCGCTGGCACAAGGACGGGGAGGGGGTGGGCTCGCTGCTGCTGGGCCTGTTCGACTCCGACGGCCGGCTCAATCACGTCGGCGTGGCCAGCAGTTTCACCGCCAAACGGCGCAAGGAGCTGGTGGAGGAGCTCGCGCCGTTACGGGTGAACGCGCTCGAGAATCATCCGTGGCGCGAATGGGCCGACGCCGCAGCGCAGGCCAAGGCCGAGGGCAAGATGCCGGGCGGGGTGAGCCGCTGGACCGGCGGCAAGGACCTGTCGTGGGAGCCTGTGCGGCCCGAACTTGTCGCCGAGGTGCGGTATGAACATGTCATGGCCGGACGATTGCGCCACGGCGGGCGCCTGGTGCGTTTCCGCAGCGACCGCACCCCCGAATCCTGTACCTACGCACAGCTCGACGAGGTCGCACCCGCGGAGCTGGCCGCCATCTTCGACGAGGCGCGCCGATGA
- a CDS encoding DNA polymerase domain-containing protein produces the protein MSEKLELEVDGHTVTISNPDKIYFTKRGETKRDLVDYYLAVSDQIMNTIRDRPVLLERYPDGASGKSWFQKRVPKSVPDWLQTTEVSTPNGTTSDALVAADMAHILWAVNLGCLGFHVWPTHADAPQPADAPLVYDAAGELLPPTGITDELRIDLDPSPGITFADLRAAAVLTHDLCRELGIDARVKTSGSRGLHVYVQLEPRWDGYQVRDAAVALARELERRHPEQITAAWWKEERGSRVFVDFNQNAPHKTVFGAWCVRPKVGAQVSTPIAWDALADIVPDDLTIATVPARVAQFGDPWAERAPQDITALLEMSAKDMAAGLQDAPWPPVYPKMPNEPPRVQPSKARKDNGD, from the coding sequence ATGAGCGAGAAGCTCGAGCTCGAGGTCGACGGGCACACGGTCACCATCTCCAACCCGGACAAGATCTACTTCACCAAACGTGGTGAGACCAAACGGGATCTGGTCGACTACTACCTGGCCGTGTCGGATCAGATCATGAACACGATCCGGGATCGGCCGGTGCTGCTCGAGCGGTATCCGGACGGGGCGAGCGGGAAATCCTGGTTCCAGAAACGGGTTCCGAAGTCGGTGCCGGACTGGTTGCAGACCACCGAGGTGTCCACCCCCAACGGCACCACCAGCGACGCCCTCGTCGCCGCCGATATGGCGCACATTCTGTGGGCGGTCAACCTGGGCTGCTTGGGTTTTCACGTGTGGCCCACCCACGCCGACGCCCCGCAACCGGCCGACGCGCCGCTGGTGTACGACGCGGCCGGAGAGTTGTTGCCGCCCACCGGGATCACCGACGAGTTGCGCATCGATCTGGATCCCTCCCCCGGCATCACCTTCGCCGATCTGCGCGCCGCGGCCGTTCTCACTCATGATCTGTGCCGGGAACTGGGCATCGACGCGCGGGTGAAGACCTCGGGTTCGCGTGGGCTGCACGTGTATGTCCAGCTCGAACCGCGATGGGACGGCTACCAGGTGCGCGATGCGGCGGTGGCGCTGGCGCGCGAGCTCGAACGCCGTCACCCCGAGCAGATCACCGCGGCCTGGTGGAAGGAAGAACGCGGTTCCCGGGTTTTCGTCGACTTCAACCAGAATGCCCCGCACAAAACGGTTTTCGGCGCCTGGTGTGTGCGTCCCAAGGTCGGCGCGCAGGTCTCGACGCCGATCGCCTGGGATGCGCTGGCCGACATCGTCCCCGACGACCTGACCATCGCCACCGTGCCCGCGCGGGTGGCCCAGTTCGGTGATCCGTGGGCCGAACGCGCCCCGCAGGACATCACCGCGCTGCTGGAGATGTCGGCCAAGGACATGGCCGCGGGCCTGCAGGACGCCCCGTGGCCCCCGGTCTACCCCAAGATGCCCAACGAACCTCCCCGCGTGCAGCCGAGCAAGGCGCGAAAAGACAACGGCGACTAG
- a CDS encoding penicillin-binding transpeptidase domain-containing protein — protein MRSAANTFADALTNDDPAAAAAVTTDPAQATAALTALYQGLGKDAHFTVESVDKDAGTFTLAATWKLGADGKNDWTYTTTGKLSETGGDWKVGWDPATVAPGMNAGSLVYSAVYPDPARILDSTGGELMTQQIVTLVNVAPGADTAAVANLLAPLAPGITAQSLASDLAGAQGKSITAITLRQSDLAPIQAALEALPNVTLSPQTRLLTTDKALASPTLSGLSELWQQQADAAAGWAVRAQTPQGTERIAGQDAKPTTDIRSTLDVALQRSAEAALAPIPQAAAIVAIQPSTGNVVAMAQNAAADGQGPIALTGLYPPGSTFKTVTVSAALQAGTVTPDSIVACPGVADIEGRRIPNDNNFDLGNVPLHTAFARSCNTTMGKLAVGLPADALPNAAAQLGLGIDYVTPGLTTVTGSVPTADTPALRVEEAIGQGKVTASPFGMALVAATLAHGSVPAPAIVSGRPGKPDRTPPALPAGIADQVKTMMRETITDGTATALRDIPGLLGKTGTAEFIDDTHAHGWFVGIDGDLAFAVFVYDANSSGPAVEAAGRMLRARD, from the coding sequence ATGCGCAGTGCCGCAAACACTTTCGCCGACGCACTGACCAACGACGATCCGGCGGCCGCGGCGGCGGTGACCACCGATCCTGCCCAGGCCACCGCCGCCCTGACCGCCCTCTACCAGGGTCTGGGCAAGGACGCGCACTTCACGGTGGAGTCGGTGGACAAGGACGCGGGCACCTTCACCCTGGCCGCCACCTGGAAACTGGGCGCCGACGGCAAGAACGACTGGACCTACACCACCACCGGCAAGCTCAGCGAGACCGGCGGCGACTGGAAGGTGGGCTGGGATCCGGCAACCGTCGCGCCCGGGATGAACGCCGGCTCGCTGGTGTACAGCGCGGTGTATCCGGATCCGGCGCGGATTCTGGACAGCACGGGCGGTGAACTCATGACCCAGCAGATCGTGACGCTGGTGAACGTGGCACCGGGCGCCGACACCGCGGCGGTCGCGAACCTGCTCGCACCCCTCGCACCGGGCATCACCGCACAGTCGCTGGCCTCGGATCTGGCCGGGGCGCAAGGCAAATCGATTACGGCGATCACCCTGCGGCAGAGCGATCTGGCGCCGATCCAGGCCGCGCTCGAGGCACTGCCGAATGTGACCCTCTCGCCGCAGACCCGACTGCTCACCACCGACAAGGCGCTGGCCTCGCCCACCCTGTCGGGCCTGTCGGAGCTATGGCAGCAGCAGGCCGACGCGGCGGCGGGCTGGGCGGTGCGCGCGCAGACCCCGCAGGGCACCGAACGCATCGCGGGCCAGGATGCCAAGCCCACCACCGACATTCGCAGCACCCTCGACGTGGCATTGCAGCGTTCGGCCGAGGCGGCGCTCGCGCCGATCCCGCAGGCGGCGGCCATCGTCGCCATCCAGCCCTCCACCGGCAACGTGGTGGCCATGGCGCAGAACGCGGCCGCCGACGGGCAGGGGCCGATCGCGTTGACCGGCCTGTACCCGCCGGGCTCCACGTTCAAGACGGTGACGGTGTCGGCGGCCTTGCAGGCGGGCACGGTGACACCGGATTCGATCGTGGCCTGCCCGGGAGTGGCCGATATCGAAGGCCGCCGCATCCCCAACGACAACAACTTCGACCTCGGAAACGTCCCGCTGCACACGGCTTTCGCGCGCTCGTGCAACACCACCATGGGCAAGCTCGCGGTCGGCCTGCCCGCCGACGCGCTCCCGAACGCGGCCGCGCAACTCGGGCTGGGCATCGACTACGTGACCCCGGGCCTGACGACAGTCACCGGCAGCGTCCCCACCGCCGACACCCCGGCGCTGCGCGTCGAGGAAGCCATCGGCCAGGGCAAGGTGACCGCGTCCCCGTTCGGCATGGCCCTGGTCGCCGCGACCCTCGCGCACGGTTCGGTGCCCGCGCCCGCGATCGTGTCCGGCCGGCCGGGCAAACCGGACCGGACTCCCCCGGCGCTACCGGCCGGGATCGCCGATCAGGTGAAAACGATGATGCGCGAGACGATCACCGACGGCACCGCCACCGCCCTGCGCGATATCCCGGGCCTGCTCGGCAAGACCGGCACCGCCGAATTCATCGACGACACCCACGCCCACGGCTGGTTCGTCGGCATCGACGGCGATCTGGCGTTCGCGGTGTTCGTCTACGACGCCAACTCCTCGGGTCCGGCGGTCGAGGCGGCCGGGCGCATGCTGCGCGCCCGCGACTGA
- a CDS encoding gluconokinase, with product MPATIVVVMGVSGTGKSTVARALSTTLGWDLLEGDDLHPAANIAKMSAGHPLTDADRRPWLESIAHWIADHAATGASAVITCSALKKTYRDILRHSVTAHPTTELLFLYLHGTRPLLALRTTTRTGHFMPPALLDSQLATLEDPRSEPDVLTIDVAGTPRQVEAAALTALRDRLGS from the coding sequence ATGCCCGCAACCATCGTCGTCGTCATGGGCGTCTCCGGCACCGGCAAATCCACCGTCGCCCGCGCCCTGTCCACCACCCTGGGCTGGGACCTGCTCGAAGGCGACGATCTCCACCCCGCGGCCAATATCGCCAAAATGTCGGCCGGCCACCCCCTCACCGACGCCGACCGCCGGCCCTGGCTGGAATCCATCGCCCACTGGATCGCCGACCACGCCGCCACCGGCGCCAGCGCCGTCATCACCTGCTCGGCCCTCAAGAAGACCTACCGAGACATCCTGCGCCACTCCGTCACCGCCCACCCCACCACCGAACTCCTCTTCCTCTACCTGCACGGCACCCGCCCCCTGCTCGCCCTCCGCACCACCACCCGCACCGGCCACTTCATGCCCCCGGCCCTGCTCGACTCCCAGCTGGCCACCCTCGAAGACCCGCGATCCGAACCCGATGTCCTCACCATCGACGTCGCGGGCACACCCCGGCAGGTCGAAGCCGCAGCGCTGACCGCCCTCCGTGACCGCCTCGGTTCCTGA